From Haloarcula sp. CBA1127, a single genomic window includes:
- a CDS encoding dTDP-4-dehydrorhamnose 3,5-epimerase family protein, which produces MIHDVEIEQLQMNVDERGHLTEIWRSDWDFFQGDDEPQMSYFSETYPGIVRAWHRHNRGQVDHFVVLRGKAKVGIYDEREGSPTNGELDTYIIGEGNMNAIRVPGDCWHGFKAIGDERVLLVNFPTNLYDYDDPDEERIPYDTDRIPLNWEEPPHE; this is translated from the coding sequence ATGATACACGATGTTGAAATAGAACAGCTTCAGATGAATGTGGATGAGCGAGGCCATCTAACAGAGATCTGGCGGTCTGACTGGGATTTTTTTCAGGGAGATGACGAACCTCAGATGTCCTATTTTTCTGAGACCTATCCCGGTATTGTACGCGCTTGGCATCGCCATAATCGAGGGCAAGTAGATCATTTCGTCGTTCTTCGGGGGAAGGCAAAGGTGGGAATATACGACGAACGGGAAGGGTCACCGACAAACGGGGAGTTAGACACGTATATTATTGGGGAAGGTAACATGAACGCGATTCGGGTTCCGGGAGATTGCTGGCACGGATTCAAAGCAATCGGTGACGAGCGAGTCCTTCTGGTAAACTTCCCAACGAACCTGTATGACTACGACGACCCTGACGAGGAGCGGATACCCTACGACACGGACAGAATCCCACTCAACTGGGAGGAACCCCCCCACGAGTAA